The following nucleotide sequence is from Citrus sinensis cultivar Valencia sweet orange chromosome 6, DVS_A1.0, whole genome shotgun sequence.
CCCTGCAACACAAATCATCAGGTAACAAAACCAGTTAACAACTCAATGAACAAATCAATACACCCAGCTGCCCAATCAACAAACTTCAATAAACACATACAAGAAacaaagtcttttttttttctttttttttggttgggtaaaaattaaaactttggATTTCTAGAAGTGTAAAGAAATGATATTCGAATCAAAGATTTAGGGGTTCAGAGAGATACAAAAAGAGAGAGCTAACCGGAGGAGGTGCGAGTGAAGTTGAGGAAATCTTTGCCACGGGATCTCTCCATATTTACAGAGCaaaccaaaaccctaaaacGATAAAACAGTGAACTAGAGAGTACGGAACATGATCGTTTGTCGGAACCCTAATTAGGGTTTTGGTTCTCTCCCCGAGAGAGAGAAAGGGATGGGAGAGAGATGCTAGAAATGACGAAGATCAGACTTAAggcaaatttttatttttatttttattttttacaaaaaaaaaaagaaggaaatactttaatttaattttccaaaaaaaaaaatggggcGTAAAGGAGACACATGTGCACGCTGAAGACAACGACGGTCAAGGGCCAGCCAACGCGTGTTCTCTTCTTCTGTAGTTCGATTCTTGCAAGCAACTACATTACACGCGCACGCCTCCTTTTCGTTTTTCTTTCAGCTCCCTAGATTTGCacataatatcatattttccTATACGGTTTTGTATTTCAACATTACAGCCCACTATCGTGGCTTTATATTAGTTAACTTTTGCTGTGCATGTTGACCGACTTTGAACTTATgtaataaaagatttttcttttttttaaaaaaaaagaatacataCGTTGTACTTCAATTATTCAATGATATTATGTCATGTGTTTTTGTTGTAAgttgtaaatattataattccaaatgtttttttttttttttttaagcattgTGAATGAGATTTACATGATTTCATCCATACAAGCCCTTCCAAAGTTGATCTCTTTTCCACTCTCAAAACCCACACCATTTTATCAAATCAAAACCTAAGAGGTATGTGTGATATGCTTCAATTAATCCTCGTGGAAACTTATAGTTTGTTCTTAGCGAATATCGCCTTTTTGCTGGTGATGGAGCACGACGGTAGAGGATGATTTGATCCATTGGTCCATCTAGCTTTCCAGAATTGAAAAGGATTAATTGCGTTATGCgattcttattcaatattatcacatagaatgataaattaataaaaggataaaagTGTAGCCATTTTTTCGGATTGGTGATGAGTTGTGGGTTGATATTATGATCTATCTTTCGGTTTAATCATTTCCTTTTTTGAATGTTGaggaattgaagttgacacattataaaaaaaatgatttagaaataaaaattgtacgTATCAACTTACATTGAAAagtcatttatatatatatatatatattaaggtGCGATAATGAAGTCGAggaaatcattttttatttctaaattatttccTTCGGTATATTGTTTACATACAGATCATGGACTTCCTTTGCATGTGTGTATGCATGAAAAATAACGCACGTAGTAATAcgtataaataataaagtcaaAATCCTAAATGATAAATCAGGGTCAACCCATAAATCGTGCTTAGAAAAAGCTCTTTTTaaggaatttattaattacacttgatgaaatgaaaattctaCTTCTATATTATTTGATGTGTAGTCTTATGATTTGCGAAGAGTTCACATGCTgaataattagaataatatataatccttacttacaataatataattttcacaCATAGAATTGACCTAGTTCAAATTTGAGccgttataaaaaaaacaccCTAGTGGTCAATTTGCTaatattgtagtttttaaaataattatttttaattgtattgtgaaaataatcatttataaagaaaattagttaaatatttggtaaattttatttttaaaagttttgtaaGTTCTAAAGACATCATTTGtcttattgttaaactattataataataaaaacaaatgaaatggacaaaatattgaataaaatttatttatatatttatatatatgtatgtataatatttttatggaatatatataataattgataattgaaaaatatttttaattttattatttttatttttattttgttatcttattataattggtaataataataatctcttaaaatttaatgattttatttcttagtttaatgatcttaaaattcaaaatagtgctttttaaaatatactaTAGGATGGAGAGACTTTATCTAAAgtgacttaaaaaaaattatcaaacaccaaaattaatttttatcttttcaaaataatttttgagcTTCTCAAAAGCAATTCCAAACAAGCCTTAAAGAGGATGTGAAAAAGATTGATTCACAGATggataacaataataacaacaaaaactaTTTTACTTCTGCTATAAGAAGATTGAATGTTGGAGTTTTGGAGTAAAGATTGTtgagattcttttttttttttggtatggATATtcttacttaattttttttacttaaatttttgaatgattgatttaaaaaatatatattaatgaatgaataaccatcaataaaatattattttgacttttaataTCTATTATTGGATTGCTTGAAATCAGTAGCTCAAgatttatgttaaatttgaagttaaaataGCCCCcaccttctttttttaaaggttaATTTCtctgaaaagaattttattttaacgaTTTCTTTATTCCCACCTTAAAAGAAATTgtctatcaaaataattataattcttgtaaaatatatgtatatatatcagTAGTGGATATCTACAGTTGAAGAACCTCTACTACCGAACGAGCACTTAAAATCATagttaaattgaaataacaaaTACTTGTGCAAATGTACTTGACTCCTACAACAACACATGAAGAAAAGTTTGATGAGAATTTGGTATCAGTCCAAACGTTAACTTTAAGGATCACAAATTAAATGCACCATACatgcaaaagagaaaaaaatttaattatgaggAAAATGTGCAGTGTCTAaatgcattaatttaatttattcatattcgTGTAACAAAGTCAACTCTTCATAATTCATACGTTACCTAACAAAGAGGTGGTTTTGGAATTTTGCCACCAAACAAAGCATATGTATATGTaaatttctcttctccctcatTTCAAAGGCAGACCCAAGACTCAGTCCAAAAGTGTCTGTGTCCTGTCTCTTTTTCATGTTAATGTAAGTTTCAAAGTCGTTTTCATTTCACAAGACATATCGTTCCCCTTACTCattgttttgtcaacttttttctttcatcttgaCGCTTGacatttcaacaattttctttcttttcaagttTCTGCTGCCCTACAATTGCCGCTGCCTTGCATTCTTCTCAATTCggttttatgtttataactTTTGGTAATGTTAGTCTCTTGATGTGTATTTCTTTTGGTATgctatttatttactttcatgacTCTTGGTATGTGATttgattatttcatttatgtaCTGTTCTTATATGTTATGATCATCTGGGTATAGTTTTAAAACTGAAATATAATAGCTCTGATCTTTGTGTGAcattgaattctttttttattttctgctttacaaataaatttcacaCACTGCGACACATCTTTGGTTTTATTGATACAGATTGTAGTTCATCTTCATCGAATGCTTTTCCCGGGTTAAAACAGATAGCACAGGGCAGCACATACCCCTGCATATTTTGAAGGtgggatttattttaaaatattgtatttgttATATGATTTTAGTACCATACATTCGAATGACGCTTGCTTAAAGTTGTTCGCTAAGAAGTTGTATGaatagaaaaacaagattGTGAATTGTGATCACATTGCGTCTGAGAAGCTTGcttcttcaaattaaaaagGCTATTTTGTAATGATTTGTTTTGCTTTCAGCTATGGATATTGTGAGTGCAAATCGAAAGAGAAATTTTGCTGGCAGGATTCTGGTGGCTTCTGTCCTCACagctgtttttattttcatgttcaGTCTGTCCCCTGATTCTAACAGTACCAAAGCGGTATGTTTCTGATCTTAATAGAAGATAATTTGTGGAAGgtcaattcttattttaatgtGAATGCAATTGTACCTATGGGTCAAAGTTTGAGGATTTAGGCTTCTGTTTTTGTCCTCTAATGTAACATCTTCTTTCATTACATTTCCAGTTTCCCCGGCACGAACCAGGAGTGACTCATGTCTTAGTAACCGGAGGTGCTGGCTATATAGGCTCTCATGCTGCTCTTCGACTGCTGAAAGATTCATACCGCGTAACAATAGTGGTATCTGTCATTCCAGAAGAAACTTTTCATTGGAACCCAATTTCAGATAAGATACTGTATACAAGAACTTGTTAACTCTTGCTTGTTTTGACAGGACAACCTGTCACGAGGGAATATGGGTGCTGTTAAAGTTCTGCAAGAGCTATTCCCGCAGCCTGGGCAACTTCAGTTCATTTATGCTGATCTAGGCGATGCAAAAGCGGTACTAAATGACATATTATTGACATTAAGACATTTATGGGATAAGAGTCTCATTGAATTTGGCCTTAATCTTTTAATAGCATTAATATTTGACTTCTCTTCTTTCAGGTCAACAAAATCTTTGCGGAAAATGCATTTGATGCTGTTATGCATTTTGCAGCGGTTGCTTATGTTGGTGAAAGTACACTTGAACCTCTAAGGCatgatttattcatctttAAACTTTAGCTAAAATGGAAACAATAAGACTACTACATTATAGTATTACATCTAATAATCACCATTTCCTGCAGATACTATCACAACATTACATCAAACACCTTGGTAATTTTAGAAGCAATGGCAGCACATAAAGTGAAGACATTGATCTATTCGAGTACTTGTGCAACTTATGGAGAGCCTGATAAGATGCCGATCACAGAATCAACTCCTCAAGTGAGATTTCCTAAAGCAACTTTTATCAACTgctaaaaagaaattaatatagGAGTTATGAGAATGATTAGTGAATTTGTGTTTtgaacatttatttatattagtttatCAATACAGAAACCGATTAATCCATATGGAAAAGCCAAGAAGATGTCAGAAGATATCATAATCGATTTCTCCAAAACCACCAATATGGCTGTCATGATCCTGCGGTAAGTGATGCTAGAACTTTttcttggttttcttttttcttgttcttttcattattctttCTACTGTTTTTTGGTTACTTTCAGATGAAGAAGTTTGTCatcttttgtttgaaaaaccTCATGTAAACATTATCAAGCAATTTGTTAGCTAAATCTTATATCACGAGTCATAATGGAGGTTCTTTTTTTGTGCCAAGGGACTGACTTCCGTATTGCTGTAATTCAGATACTTTAATGTGATTGGCTCAGACCCGGAAGGAAGATTGGGGGAAGCTCCCCATCCAGAACTACGTGAGCATGGCCGGATATCTGGAGCGTGTTTCGATGCAGCGCGAGGGATTATTCCTGGACTTAAGGTCCCccttcttttttatcttttttctgtttcctttttttcctccAAACAGTAATAATTGCTTAGCTCATGTTCTTGCCTGGAagataataaatgaaaacagaAGAAATGAGATTGCTTAATTATGCAAAAATTTCAGATTAGAGGAACAGACTATAACACCGCTGATGGCACTTGTGTACGCGACTACATTGATGTCACAGACTTGGTTGATGCTCATGTGCTAGCTCTTGCCAATGCAAAACCTGGGAAAGTTGGCATCTACAATGTTGGCACTGGAAAAGGTTGTTAgcacttatttttttcttaaacccCGTAAACTTGGTTCCTTTTCTCTTAAACTCATAAACTTGTTTCTTAAATAAGCTTAAATTGCAGTATCCCATAATCTCAAATTCATGCTCTATCTGAACCTTGTTTGGTATGAACTGCAGGTAGATCAGTGAAGGAATTTGTGGAGGCCTGTAAGAAGGCAACAGGGGTGAACATAAAGGTTGAATATCTCAGCCGCCGGCCAGGGGATTATGCTGAGGTTTACAGTGATCCTTCAAAAATAAGGGATGAGCTTAATTGGACAGCAAGGTTTACATATCTCCAAGGGAGTTTACAAATTGCATGGAGATGGCAGAAGACGCACATCAATGGATATGGTTCtcataacaattaaatatacGTCTCTGCTCATTGCAGTAGCTCACCAAGTTTGAGCTTAAACAAGCTATTCTTTTAGTAGTTGGGGGGTTTGGGCTCAGAAAACAAAGGCATACATAAAATAAGCAGGTGATTTTCTCGACGAACTAAAAACTTTGTATTAGTAGAGGCTATAGTAGGGAAATGAAATAACAGTTGAAGATCATACACAATCTTTGTTTGGGATAAATACAGAAGCTCTTTTACTATCGAAGCACTTTCCATTTTACAACCTTACATAGTTTCAGAACGAAAAATGTTACAACCGACTATTGAGTCATTGGTCATCTGCTAAGGCAAGTAACAGAAGCCTTATGATACAGGTTGTCAAAATAGCGGCCTGAGTACCAGATAAATACATACTTAATCAAAGAAAATAGCTCAACCTATGATCACATGTTACTGCACTAAAAGATAAACACTAAAGAGTCAATGAATCGTGCATATATACAATTGTATAAGCTTGCAAACATTTGACTGACATAACCACAGCATGCAGGGCGCCAATAGTGAACAAATGATTAAAACATTATAGATGAGAAAGTGATTTCAGTCATAGATTGTCAAGAGCTAGATAATCACTGCTAGAGGTGTGTTTCTAATCTGGGCAGCTAAAGTCTTCAATGTATTGCAAATCTCTGCTGTTCTACACTGTTTTGGATCACCTGAAAGAAAAGTATGAATCTGGTTTTTAACCTCTATCCAGCTGCATCCAGGTTGTTTTTGTGCCCCACTACCTTCCATTGACACCCTCACTTTCTCCACCTCATCCCATCTGCCCGCCTCAGCATGCATGTTGGACAAGAGTGCATAACGGGAAGTTTTCTGAGGTTCAAGTTCTGAAAGTTTCTCAACGGCGATCCGAccaagttttatattttggtgcATCCGGCAAGCCCCTAGTAACGTACCCCATATACCTGCATTTGGCTTGATCTTCATTCCCTTAACCATTTCAAAGGCTTCATCCAACCTCCCGGCACGACTAAGCAAATCAATCATGCATGCATAGTGTTCCACCAGAGGTTCTATGGCGTATACTTCAGTCATgcattcaaataattttaagccCCAATCAACCAGGCCAACATGACTGCATGCAGAAAGAACCCCAATGAAGGTTACTGGATCAGGGGCCACCCCTTCCATCACCATCTCCTCAAATAGTTTGATTGCCTCTGTCGCATTCCCATTTATGGCATACCCAGCAATCAAAGAATTCCAAGAAATCACATCAACTGGATCTGCATCTTTGAATAAAAGTTCAGCATTTTGAATCCTTCCGCACTTAGCGTACATGGTGATCAAGGAATTGCCAACAAACAGATCATTCACATATCCACTCTTAATAGCCAGATGGTGAATCTGCCTCCCAAGTTGCAGAGCAGCAAGATGGGCACATGCACTTAGTGCGCATGCAAGAGTTGAGTGGTCAGCTTTCTTCCCTTCCTGCGTCATCAACACAAAAATCTTCAATGCATCCAAATGGAATTCATTTTGCAGAAAACTTGAAATAAGTGAATTCCAAGAAACTGTATTCCTCCTCTTCCCCATCTCTTCAAAGATCTTAACTGCATCATCCATTTGTCCGATTTGAGCATAACCAGCAATCATAGTGTTCCAAGTAACTATGTCTTTGTTGACCATTTGTCTAAATAGATTAATAGCCTCATCCATTCTTCCGCACTGAGCATACCCTTTAATCATGACGTTCCAACAAACAACATCATGGGTCCCAATCTTATCAAAAATTTGGTTAGCTTCAtccattcttttattttgaacatatCCAGAAATCATAGCAGTTTGGGCAGCAATGTTCTTGTAAGGCATCTGATCAAGAAGTCTCCTTGCTTCATCAAGCTTAGCAATAAGAACATAACCATCAATCATTGTAGTCCAAGACACAGGATTCCTCTCTGGCATTTCTATAAATAGCCTAGCAGCCTCCTCAATTTGTCCTCTTTGAACATAAGCCGCAATCATTGCATTCCAAGCAACCACATTTCTAATTGGCATCTGGTCGAATAGTCTCCTAGCCTCAAGCATCCTACCGTTTCGTGCATACCCACTTAACATTGTAACCCAAGAAACAACATTCTGTTCCGGAATCTTTTGAAAGAACTTCcaagcagaatccaaatcatCTAATTCAACATACCCATCCAACATTAAGTTCCATGAAACCACATCACGTTCTTCCATCGCctcaaaaaatttcaaagctAAATGCATTTCACCATTCTTAGTATACCCGGAGAGCATTGAATTCCACGACACAATATTCTTAGACGGCATTGCATCAAGCAACTTCTTCGCCTCATTATAATTCCCTATCTTCGCATAACCTGCAACCATCGCATTCCAACATGCAGTATCTTCTTTATTTGGAAGCAAATCAAATAGTTCCCTCGCCTTTTCAAGCTCGCCTTTACGTGTATAACAAGTAATCATCAAAGCCCATGAAAAGAGATCTGGTCTGAACATTTTATCAAATAGTTCACGGGCTTCTTTGACTTTATCATTATGCAAGTACCCAGCTATCATCGAGTTCCAAGAAACCAAGTTTCGTTGAGGCATTTGCTCAAAAAGTTTGCGTGCATCGTTAACTCTACCATTCTTAGCATAAGCAGAGATCATGGAATTATATGTTACTGTGTTCTTTTGAGACATTTGTGAGAACATCTTGATGGCTTCTTCAACCCGACCCGACTTCCCCAAttgggtaatttttttattttggttgaagACATAACTGCCCTTGTTTCCAATTGATTTCAGACTTGCCTTCATGGCTTACAATAACTGTATAAACAGAACATGCGAACAATGTTCTGTACAATTCACATTGAGCTACAACCATAACAGTTAGTATTTCTATCAAGCACTTTATGCGTCACTTCtgaataaatataacattcggtctattatttatcactttcgAATAAATATGGACGCATCCAAAAATTTATCTAAGATTAAatgacaaattttaaatttatcgtgaaatttttttatctcaaattaatgaattatttttatcttattaatagtAAATGAGgctctaaaagaaaattgaagattttCTATGGGTAGACTAAAGTTTCCCATGACATCTTtaagatataaaatataagCGGTTATAATTATGTTAGAGCAGATTTATGGTAGAATATGAATCTTAATCACACGTAAAgtgataaatagtaaaaattttcattataattttaatcgtGTAGTTATGAATAAGTGATTTATCTTAGAGCAACTCCAACATAATCAAATCCAAACCCAATATAAGCAATAGTTACCTCGCGGGGTTATTTGAGTCCCTCTGACAAGAGTTTGAAGCTCATATGTAAATTCTCTTCGCTTAACAAATATCTTTGTAagatacaataataatttttaagctcGCCCCTTAAGAAAATAacgaatttaaattttcaggGCAATATTTTTTGGCTTTGATTCTTTGGCACTCCTTATATTTTTGTCGCACCAGATAAAAGTCTGAAAAATTAAGATGTATTGTTCAtgagaaaagagaaattttacaGAAAAAAGGATACCCAATCCGTCGAATTATCAGACTTTCCATATagcacaaagaaaattaataaaaagaaaaactaccATTTCTAAATTATGATGATACATGGTCTCACAAAATATGATAATCCCGATCAGATGATACTCGGGACTTCTAGATGATCAAAACTTCTGCGGGGCCAATAAGTGCCCCTTAATTAAATGGTAATCGTAATTTTAGAAGTCCAATGCCTAAAACGTTTCTTCGAACTACTCTCGACTATAGGCATTTCTGCCAGCCCAGATAATTAAATCTCCAAAGCAAAAAAACTGCAGCCTTTGTAAATTCGGCTCATTTCCGTATTCTTCAGTTTTTATCTTTGCTAGAATGCATTGTGCATTTCTACCGGCCTACTTGCATTTTTGAACTATAAAGGAGGATAATCAGTGGTGAATCCAAGCACAATGTATCGATTTGATCATAACTCATCGTGGACCTCAGGCTGTGGGTCAATCTTCTCCTTTGCTAAGCCATCAGATTCAGATGCTGGCTTGTCGTTTTCTGCATTATTTTTCTCAGATGTTGTGCTGGAGTCCTTTGTAACTGAGCCATCTGATTCATATGCTGGC
It contains:
- the LOC102618628 gene encoding UDP-arabinose 4-epimerase 1-like; this encodes MDIVSANRKRNFAGRILVASVLTAVFIFMFSLSPDSNSTKAFPRHEPGVTHVLVTGGAGYIGSHAALRLLKDSYRVTIVDNLSRGNMGAVKVLQELFPQPGQLQFIYADLGDAKAVNKIFAENAFDAVMHFAAVAYVGESTLEPLRYYHNITSNTLVILEAMAAHKVKTLIYSSTCATYGEPDKMPITESTPQKPINPYGKAKKMSEDIIIDFSKTTNMAVMILRYFNVIGSDPEGRLGEAPHPELREHGRISGACFDAARGIIPGLKIRGTDYNTADGTCVRDYIDVTDLVDAHVLALANAKPGKVGIYNVGTGKGRSVKEFVEACKKATGVNIKVEYLSRRPGDYAEVYSDPSKIRDELNWTARFTYLQGSLQIAWRWQKTHINGYGSHNN
- the LOC102619518 gene encoding pentatricopeptide repeat-containing protein At4g02750-like, which produces MKASLKSIGNKGSYVFNQNKKITQLGKSGRVEEAIKMFSQMSQKNTVTYNSMISAYAKNGRVNDARKLFEQMPQRNLVSWNSMIAGYLHNDKVKEARELFDKMFRPDLFSWALMITCYTRKGELEKARELFDLLPNKEDTACWNAMVAGYAKIGNYNEAKKLLDAMPSKNIVSWNSMLSGYTKNGEMHLALKFFEAMEERDVVSWNLMLDGYVELDDLDSAWKFFQKIPEQNVVSWVTMLSGYARNGRMLEARRLFDQMPIRNVVAWNAMIAAYVQRGQIEEAARLFIEMPERNPVSWTTMIDGYVLIAKLDEARRLLDQMPYKNIAAQTAMISGYVQNKRMDEANQIFDKIGTHDVVCWNVMIKGYAQCGRMDEAINLFRQMVNKDIVTWNTMIAGYAQIGQMDDAVKIFEEMGKRRNTVSWNSLISSFLQNEFHLDALKIFVLMTQEGKKADHSTLACALSACAHLAALQLGRQIHHLAIKSGYVNDLFVGNSLITMYAKCGRIQNAELLFKDADPVDVISWNSLIAGYAINGNATEAIKLFEEMVMEGVAPDPVTFIGVLSACSHVGLVDWGLKLFECMTEVYAIEPLVEHYACMIDLLSRAGRLDEAFEMVKGMKIKPNAGIWGTLLGACRMHQNIKLGRIAVEKLSELEPQKTSRYALLSNMHAEAGRWDEVEKVRVSMEGSGAQKQPGCSWIEVKNQIHTFLSGDPKQCRTAEICNTLKTLAAQIRNTPLAVII